The proteins below come from a single Corylus avellana chromosome ca3, CavTom2PMs-1.0 genomic window:
- the LOC132174185 gene encoding uncharacterized protein LOC132174185: MAELDKRFTNLEMEWKNKGKDTFVEKMLQGTGSPFSPRVEENQLPEKFKAPPIMSYKGVGDPVEHLEDFRSHVHLLGIPDEVACRAFPLTLSGSARNWFRKLPPGSVDKFEDLGRVLLTQFMTSRIWKKPPSYLLTLKQRSDETLKQFITWFNLEKTEIEEPLDDLIYSAIYHRLLTKELMMRKMSRKPPSNLQELMSKVQEFINEADVLEAIDSTRHPGQKEDKKKET, from the coding sequence ATGGCAGAGCTTGACAAGAGGTTCACCAACCTGGAGATGGAGTGGAAGAATAAAGGAAAGGACACCTTCGTGGAGAAGATGTTGCAGGGAACCGGTTCACCTTTTTCCCCACGTGTGGAGGAAAATCAGTTGCCTGAAAAATTCAAGGCTCCTCCTATAATGAGTTACAAGGGAGTTGGAGATCCAGTTGAACACTTGGAAGATTTTCGGTCACATGTGCACCTCCTTGGCATCCCAGACGAGGTCGCTTGCAGGGCCTTCCCCCTCACTTTATCAGGAAGTGCTCGAAACTGGTTCAGGAAGCTGCCCCCGGGCTCAGTAGACAAATTTGAAGATCTAGGTCGGGTATTATTAACTCAGTTTATGACTTCACGGATCTGGAAGAAACCGCCGTCCTATTTGCTTACTCTGAAGCAGCGTAGTGATGAAACCCTGAAGCAATTCATAACTTGGTTCAACCTAGAGAAGACAGAAATTGAAGAACCCTTAGATGACCTGATATACTCAGCAATTTATCATAGGCTCTTGACCAAAGAGCTGATGATGAGGAAGATGTCGCGAAAACCACCAAGCAATCTACAAGAATTGATGAGCAAGGTACAAGAGTTCATCAATGAGGCTGATGTTCTGGAGGCGATAGATAGCACGAGACATCCGGgacaaaaagaagataagaagaaggaGACCTAG